TAATTATGTTGCAGAAAAGTTTTATGAATATAACAGTACACTGATGCCAAATAAAGGGTTAATAGAAAGATTGGAGAAAAGTGGAAATATTGTAGCCTCACAATTAAAAGATGCAGTTAAAATAGATAAAAACACAGATTATATATTATATGAATTTTTTTCCAATGAATTTGTGGAATATTTAAACGATAAAATAAGTGAGGAAAAATTATTTGAAAGCTGGCTTAATAAAATAAAATATAAAAAATAAGGGGTTTTAAAACCCCTTATTTTAATTTAATTTTTATTTTGTTCTAAATAACCTATCTCCAGCGTCCCCGAGTCCAGGGATAATATATGCGTGATCATTTAATTTTTCATCCATTGCAGCAGTAAAAATCTTAACATCTGGATGTTCCTCTTCTACATTTTTAACTCCTTCTGGAGCGGCTAACAATGACATAACAATAATATTTTTAACTCCAAATTCTTTAACTTTTTTAATGGCATATTTAATTGAGAATCCTGTTGCAAGCATTGGATCAACTATGAAAACATAGTGATTTTCTGTAAATGGTGGAAATTTTAAATAATATTCTACAGGTTTTAAGGTTTCAGGATCTCTATAGATTCCAAGAAAACCTATACTGGCATTTGGTACAAGGCTTAAAATACCATCCATCATACCAAGACCTGCTCTTAATATTGGAACTATGGTGATTTTTTTATCTTCAACCATTTGACCTGTTGTTGTTTGAATAGGTGTGTCTACATCTACATCTATTGTTGGCAGATTTCTTGTTGCTTCGTAAGTTAATAATAGAGTTATTTCATTTAATAATTCTCTAAATTCTTTTGGACCGGTGTTTTTGTTTCTCATAATTGTAAGTTTGTGTTTGATTAAAGGGTGGTTTACCACAGTAAGGTTTTTAAAATCCATAACTTTAACCTCCTATATTTAAATTCTTTAACATTATATCATAAAATATACTTGGAAGTGTGAAAAAATTTTGATAAAATATAAAAAGATGATGTCAAATTAGAAGGAGGAAAAAAATGAAAATATTTAGCCTGATGAAATATGAACTCATAAAAATTTTTCGAAATAAAGGATTTATTATATCAATAATTCTAATTCCGTTTTTGTTAGCATATCTTGGTTCTAATTTGTTTCCAGAAAATATGCTGGCAGATTATAAAATTGCTGTTTATAATGAGGATAATTCATTTTTGGGTAAATTTGGATTTATGTTTTTAAGTCAATTTTTTAAATGGAAAGATGCTGTACAGCTTTCCTCTAAAACAGAGATGACAGAAGCCATTAAAGAAAATAAATTTGATTCAATTCTAATTATTCCAAAAGGATTTATGAATGATTTAAAGAATTACAAAAAAACACAATTAATAATTGTTCCCAACCCGAACGATTTAAATAGCAGTGTTGCTATTTATACCGTGGTAAAAGCATTATTTAATGAATTGGCAGGAATTCCTGAAATTTCAGTTGGTTCAACAACGCAATTTGTTTTAAAAGGAGGTATTTCAGTAGATAAGGATAGAGTACCTCCGGAAATTACCATAAAGATCCCCGATATAAAAGATGGATCTTTAAAAAATGTTAAAGGTGCATCATTGGATTTTCAGGATATGCTAGCTCCATCATCAATACTCGTATTAATATTGATATTTTCAATGGGAGGAATTGGTATATCTGTTTCACAAACAAGAGAAAATGGATTACTTGATATATATAGAGCAAATGGGCTTAAAATCTGGGAATTTTCAGTATATAAGTTATTGACATATGTATTTCTTGGGTTAATTTCAAGTTTTATAACCTGGTATGTTTTTGAACATTATGGAACAAATTTTGCTGGGAGTGAAATTAATTTAGTAATTTTAATAACATTAAATGTAATAATGTTTGCTACTTTTGGGCTGTTAATAGCATCTATTGCCAAAACTACAAGAACAACAACATTTATGCTCGCTATATTTATTGGAGTTATGATTTTATTTGGCGATGTATTAATCTCCATTCCTAAGGAATCTGTATGGTATAAATGGTCATATGCATTACCTATAAAATATTCCATAGATTCTTTAAGAAAAGTAGCTTTATTAAATTATAATCTTTCTATGATTCAAAAAGATATATTCATTATGGTTGGATTTACAATTATAGCCTTTTTTATAAGTTATTTATCTCTATCACATGTTGAAAGAAGATGATTAAAATTATAATAAAATAGCAATGCCAAAGGCATTGCTATTTTATTTATTTTATAATATTTAATTCTTTACCGATTTTTTCAAATTTTTCAACAGCGAAATCAAGATCTTCTTTTGTATGTGCTGCACTAATCATAACCCTGATTCTTGCTAATCCTTTTGGTACTGTAGGATATCCAATTGATTGAGCGAAAATGCCCTCTTCAAAGAGTTTTAAACTAAACTCTTTTGCAACCTTTGCATCATATAACATTACAGGTGTAATAGGTGTTTCGCTATGCCATGTGTCAAACCCAAGTGCATTTAATTTTTCTTTGAAGTATTTTGCATTATCCCATAATCTTTCTACAACTTCTCCGCTTTCAACAAGTATTCTTACAGCTTCAAGAGCAGCGCCTGCTTCTGCTGGGGATAATGAACTACTAAATAAGAAAGGTCTTGCTTTTTGTTTTAAATAGTCTATTAATTCCTTTTTACCAGCTACAAAGCCTCCAACAACACCAAATGCTTTAGAAAGAGTACCAACCTCTATATGAACTCTTCCGTGTAGGTGGAAATGGTCTACAATTCCTCTTCCACTTTCACCAAGAACTCCTTCTCCGTGTGCATCATCAACCATAACAATAGCATCATACTTTTCAGCAACTTCAACAATTTCTGGTAATGGAGCTAAATCGCCATCCATACTGAAAACACCATCTGTGATAATTAAGAGTCTTCTTGCTCCAGCTTCTTTAGCTTCTTTTAATTTTTCTTCAAGATCCTTAACGTCTTTATGTTTCCATACGTATTTTTTTGCTTTTGATAATCTTACACCGTCTATAATACTTGCATGGTTTAATTCATCTGATAATATTGCATCATCTTTAGTTGTAATTGCAGGAATAACTGCCTGGTTAGCATTAAATCCTGATTGAACAACTAAAGTTGCTTCAGTTTTTTTAAATGCAGCAAGTTCTTTCTCAAGTTGTGTATGTATATCCATTGTACCTGCAATACTTCTTACAGCACCAGGACCTACTCCATATTTTTCTATTGCTTCTATAGCAGCTTTTTTCATTCTTTCATTATTCGCGAAACCAAGATAATTATTTGAACAAAGATTTAAAACTTTTTTTCCATCAACTTCAAACCATGCACCCTGAGCGCTTTCAAGTGTTCTAATAGTTACAAATAATCCATTTTCCTTTAATTCATTCATTTCAGCTACAAGTTGTTCATAGAAATTCATTTTCTCTCCCCCTTATTCAGAGATTTTAAGGATTATTTTACCACTTTTTTTAGAATTCATAATTTCAAAACCTTTTTCAAATTCTTCCATTGGTAATACATGTGTAATAACCTTTGAAAGATCGAGTTTTTTTGTTCTTAGCCATTCTGATGCTATTTGCCATGTTTCGAACATTTTTCTTCCTGTAATACAATGTATATTTATACCTTTAAATACGGCAGTATTCATTTCAAATGGAACAGGATTAGTTGGAAAAACGCCAAGTATAACAGCATCTCCGCCATTAGTTAAAGCATTTATTCCTTGATTTAAAGCATTAGGATTACCTGACATTTCAAGTAAAACATCTGCGCCATCATCATTTGTTAATTTCATAACTTCTTCTACAAGATTTTCTTCAAGAGGGTTTATAATATAATCTGCTCCCATTTCTTTAGCCATATTCATTCTATATTCTGAAGGTTCACTTACTATTATTGTAGCAGCACCAGATACCTTTGCAACCTGAACAGCCATAACTCCAATTGGACCTGCACCTGTAATTAAAACGGTTTTTCCTCTTAAATCAACTGCAGTAGCTGTATGTATAGCGTTTCCAAGGGGTTCCATAACAGAAGCAAACTCTCTTGGTATAGATGGATCAAGTTTCCATAACACAATTTCAGGTACTACAACATACTCTGCAAAAACACCGTCTCTATCCACACCTAATATCTGCATATTTTTACATATGTGCATTTTACCAGTTTTACATTGTTTACAAACGCCACATGGAATATGTGTTTCTGCAGCAACAATATCTCCCGGTTTTAATCCTTTTACCATAGGACCAACTTCAACAACTTCACCAACAAATTCATGACCATCAATTTGTGGAGTTTTAATTCTTTGCTGTGACCATTCATCCCATTTCCAGATATGTAAATCAGTTCCGCATATGGAAGCATTTAAAACTTTAACCTTTACATCATTTGGCTCTTTAATTTCAGGAATTTCAACTTCTTCAAGCGAAAATCCTTTTCCAGGTTCTTTTTTGACAATAGCCTTCATTGTTCCCAACAGAGTTCACCATCCTTTTTAGTTTTCGTACTTTAAGTTTATCGCAAAAATGAAAAAAATTTCAATGTCATTTTTTTCAGGTTACGTGCAATTAGATGTTTTAAAAAACAATGAAGGTTAAATATGTGTGATTTACTTAGGATTATAATAATACAATTCTTCATCTTCAGTAATTAGCT
This is a stretch of genomic DNA from Marinitoga piezophila KA3. It encodes these proteins:
- the tdh gene encoding L-threonine 3-dehydrogenase produces the protein MKAIVKKEPGKGFSLEEVEIPEIKEPNDVKVKVLNASICGTDLHIWKWDEWSQQRIKTPQIDGHEFVGEVVEVGPMVKGLKPGDIVAAETHIPCGVCKQCKTGKMHICKNMQILGVDRDGVFAEYVVVPEIVLWKLDPSIPREFASVMEPLGNAIHTATAVDLRGKTVLITGAGPIGVMAVQVAKVSGAATIIVSEPSEYRMNMAKEMGADYIINPLEENLVEEVMKLTNDDGADVLLEMSGNPNALNQGINALTNGGDAVILGVFPTNPVPFEMNTAVFKGINIHCITGRKMFETWQIASEWLRTKKLDLSKVITHVLPMEEFEKGFEIMNSKKSGKIILKISE
- a CDS encoding ABC transporter permease, coding for MKIFSLMKYELIKIFRNKGFIISIILIPFLLAYLGSNLFPENMLADYKIAVYNEDNSFLGKFGFMFLSQFFKWKDAVQLSSKTEMTEAIKENKFDSILIIPKGFMNDLKNYKKTQLIIVPNPNDLNSSVAIYTVVKALFNELAGIPEISVGSTTQFVLKGGISVDKDRVPPEITIKIPDIKDGSLKNVKGASLDFQDMLAPSSILVLILIFSMGGIGISVSQTRENGLLDIYRANGLKIWEFSVYKLLTYVFLGLISSFITWYVFEHYGTNFAGSEINLVILITLNVIMFATFGLLIASIAKTTRTTTFMLAIFIGVMILFGDVLISIPKESVWYKWSYALPIKYSIDSLRKVALLNYNLSMIQKDIFIMVGFTIIAFFISYLSLSHVERR
- the upp gene encoding uracil phosphoribosyltransferase; this encodes MDFKNLTVVNHPLIKHKLTIMRNKNTGPKEFRELLNEITLLLTYEATRNLPTIDVDVDTPIQTTTGQMVEDKKITIVPILRAGLGMMDGILSLVPNASIGFLGIYRDPETLKPVEYYLKFPPFTENHYVFIVDPMLATGFSIKYAIKKVKEFGVKNIIVMSLLAAPEGVKNVEEEHPDVKIFTAAMDEKLNDHAYIIPGLGDAGDRLFRTK
- a CDS encoding glycine C-acetyltransferase translates to MNFYEQLVAEMNELKENGLFVTIRTLESAQGAWFEVDGKKVLNLCSNNYLGFANNERMKKAAIEAIEKYGVGPGAVRSIAGTMDIHTQLEKELAAFKKTEATLVVQSGFNANQAVIPAITTKDDAILSDELNHASIIDGVRLSKAKKYVWKHKDVKDLEEKLKEAKEAGARRLLIITDGVFSMDGDLAPLPEIVEVAEKYDAIVMVDDAHGEGVLGESGRGIVDHFHLHGRVHIEVGTLSKAFGVVGGFVAGKKELIDYLKQKARPFLFSSSLSPAEAGAALEAVRILVESGEVVERLWDNAKYFKEKLNALGFDTWHSETPITPVMLYDAKVAKEFSLKLFEEGIFAQSIGYPTVPKGLARIRVMISAAHTKEDLDFAVEKFEKIGKELNIIK